In one window of Eleutherodactylus coqui strain aEleCoq1 chromosome 10, aEleCoq1.hap1, whole genome shotgun sequence DNA:
- the LOC136580674 gene encoding uncharacterized protein has product MASRYSCLGSPKKWTLGREGHLQNHIIIFGILGVMCSVFAVGDAWTPGIRVNDTGRNDYSWGWRNSTRTRKQDNFTCEANQKCYIVNITFDGTIWSGNPLSHISSTYRPSYALHKATGQINITSLVKVSCCQRPKELPYLNYSLVIQYVQNCTNTGVQFSFPLNETEVITCGNATEIENRAMWGQFLVFVNINASKIDPGHIKRVPSTCRLVGRDAQKTVIQASVQFPPSRTCPTKRSRRAWYDTLLGGYGALSGTINGFDIETLANRMHNAGSGIKDVLTLQANWMPTIWQPFSMQTDVDTIMLDLQDASNRFSYEINSNISNYVNWSICTLQTIYQQQQKNTLQTMLMTGNEQVWRTVFNQTITETDWIQLEAQKMVCNDILCKGTIFIYNVTKKNVMCKFVVLPLLIGVPEDMHFWVPRFNGIYIDDQNRTHDLSLCDDTLEGTICKVQSAVYEPCLLQNTINVCEWTVLPLTFKMMVEIAPQEVCLASNQPVVPGMVVPFSGCLRNVSALVWENETFVLLPEQDKTVAVNWQPLPLNVSNWDLNLTKFKKLLEDTEEVQQHIKLLNRSLATHIVSTTVIAGKIVKMGSAIADATSHHWYDIFMGYSSSAQTTLNWLIHPVLVLAIVVILLSLWNCFMAYKVFCRKPKVLMVSYGK; this is encoded by the coding sequence atggcttcaaggtacagctgtttgggctcaccaaaaaagtggacacttgggagagaaggccacttacagaatcacataatcatttttggaatccttggcgtcatgtgttcggtgttcgcagtaggtgatgcgtggacgccagggatccgcgtcaatgacaccggaaggaatgattattcgtggggctggaggaattcaacccgaaccaggaagcaagacaacttcacttgtgaagccaaccagaaatgttatatcgtgaatattacctttgatgggactatctggagtggaaatccattatcgcatataagttcgacctaccgtccttcatatgcactgcataaggcaacgggacaaataaacattacgtcacttgtgaaagtgtcctgctgtcagagaccaaaagagttgccatatctcaattactccctggtgatacaatatgttcagaattgtacaaatacgggagtgcagttttcatttcccttaaatgagacagaagtaattacgtgtgggaatgcaacggagatcgagaatcgggccatgtggggccagttcctggtattcgtgaacattaatgcttctaaaatagatcctggacatataaaaagggttccatccacctgtcgcctggtgggacgagatgctcaaaagactgttatacaagcctccgtgcagtttccaccctcaaggacttgtcctaccaagcgttcccgtcgagcttggtatgataccttactcggaggctacggagcgctttctgggactattaatggttttgatatagagactttagctaatcgaatgcataacgcgggaagtggtattaaagatgtgctcacattgcaggctaactggatgcccactatatggcagccctttagtatgcaaacggatgtggacacaataatgcttgatttgcaagatgcatctaataggttttcatatgaaataaattctaacatatctaactatgttaattggtcaatatgtaccttgcagaccatttatcagcaacaacaaaagaacacacttcaaactatgctcatgactggcaatgagcaagtgtggaggaccgtgttcaatcagactataactgagactgattggatacagttggaggcgcagaaaatggtttgcaatgatatattatgtaaagggaccatattcatatacaatgttactaaaaagaatgtgatgtgtaagtttgtagttctccccttacttataggtgttccagaagatatgcatttctgggtacctagatttaacgggatttacattgatgaccaaaatagaactcatgatttatcattgtgtgatgatacattagaagggaccatatgcaaggtccaatcggctgtttatgaaccatgcttattacaaaatacgatcaatgtatgtgaatggactgtgctgccactcacttttaagatgatggttgaaatagccccacaggaggtatgtttggcaagtaatcaacctgttgtacctgggatggttgtcccattttcaggatgcttgcgaaacgtatctgcacttgtttgggaaaatgagacctttgtgttattacccgaacaagacaagacagtggctgtcaattggcaaccactgcctttaaatgtgtcaaattgggatctaaatttgaccaaattcaaaaagttgttagaagacacagaagaagtacagcaacatattaaattgcttaatagatctttggcaacgcatattgtaagtactactgtaatagctggcaaaattgtaaagatgggatcggctattgctgatgccacgtcacaccattggtatgacatctttatgggttattcatcatctgcacaaaccactcttaattggctaatacatcctgttttggtattggccatagttgtaatacttttatcgctatggaattgtttcatggcatataaggtattctgtagaaaaccaaaagttttaatggtatcatacggcaaatag